In one Notolabrus celidotus isolate fNotCel1 chromosome 1, fNotCel1.pri, whole genome shotgun sequence genomic region, the following are encoded:
- the LOC117812902 gene encoding uncharacterized protein LOC117812902 encodes MMSRRRRRIKPVDDAMTYILSCTDKSGFMSRLVDSYKGDRPSDSCSSSSRDRASAHQMLHKESKPDETQPQVTDPQTPAVETETSPVHQMLHKESKPDETQPQVFTVQGFSLVDYSESDETDEDFMENQSPTPHRDVLRKITENTLWDRVQDFAGCLYDSDDDITEGTSISKPERDSPRPRRSSCHPTSVYQENRGQKMRRACHPCKNVPPHHMSKARQRLQQMSVCQNNSGQKMRSACHPCKDVPPHHKSKKRVCPQEREVSKLLYSVGQQRRLLQ; translated from the exons ATGATGtccagaaggagaagaagaatcaaGCCTGTAGATGATGCAATGACATATATTCTGTCTTGCACTGACAAGTCTGGATTTATGTCAAGACTCGTCGACAGTTACAAAG GTGACAGACCCTCagactcctgcagcagcagcagtagagaCAGAGCATCTGCACATCAGATGCTCCACAAGGAATCAAAGCCAGATGAGACTCAACCACAG GTGACAGACCCTCAGACTCCTGCAGTAGAGACAGAGACCAGCCCTGTACATCAGATGCTCCACAAGGAATCAAAGCCAGATGAGACTCAACCACAG GTTTTTACTGTCCAAGGGTTTTCGCTCGTTGATTATTCAGAAAGTGATGAAACTGATGAGGACTTTATGGAGAACCAAAGTCCCACTCCACACCGTGATGTTCTCAGGAAGATAACAGAAAACACTCTG TGGGATAGAGTTCAAGATTTTGCTGGGTGTCTCTACGATTCAGATGACGACATCACAGAGGGCACTTCCATTTCTAAGCCTGAAAGGGATTCACCGAGGCCGAGAAGAAGCTCTTGCCACCCT ACGTCAGTCTACCAGGAGAACAGAGGTCAGAAGATGAGGAGAGCATGTCATCCCTGCAAGAATGTACCTCCACATCACATGTCCAAAGCCAGGCAGCGTCTTCAACAG ATGTCAGTATGCCAGAACAACAGTGGTCAGAAGATGAGGTCAGCATGTCATCCCTGCAAGGATGTACCTCCACATCACAAGTCCAAAAAAAGAGTGTGTCCGCAAGAAAGAGAG GTAAGCAAGCTGCTGTACAGCGTTGGACAACAGAGGAGATTGCTGCAGTAG